From a single Gimesia fumaroli genomic region:
- a CDS encoding mandelate racemase/muconate lactonizing enzyme family protein, translated as MRVENQSRTATASRISRRRFLSTSLAGVAGTGMLALMSRSIKAAEKKASKKHLEIERIERTTVKVPFREVPARNMARELPHWQYTEIVEVHLKSGHVGFGETLLYYTWNATSDEAVQRAQGKNAAELMWDDSLGAGLQMALFDAVAKAAEVPVHALLGRQIYEKTPLSWWNIDTSVKDMALECAEAYKQGYMSYKTKGRPWFDVWAQVEEASKVVPKNFKIDMDFNDTLLDAERALPILKDLAQYPQVDIFESPIFQDDIAGNKKLMAATDVNIAMHYGTPEPLIAIRENICDGFVIGHGASELMAAGAVAAMADKPFWLQLVGTGITAAFSLHFGAVLSHATWPAVNCHQLYKHNLLTEPIVVKDGFAKIPEKPGLGYELDRDLIEKLRVKKPASRPEPPRLIETTWKDGRKMYFGNTGEVNFVLNPARDGNVPFFERGVDTRLVPNDGSKEWKELYSKASQQPLLIKG; from the coding sequence GTGCGCGTAGAGAATCAATCGAGAACAGCAACAGCCAGTCGCATTTCCAGAAGACGTTTCCTAAGCACCAGTCTCGCCGGCGTGGCAGGGACAGGGATGCTGGCTTTGATGTCCCGTTCGATCAAGGCGGCAGAAAAAAAGGCATCGAAGAAACATTTGGAAATCGAACGCATCGAACGCACCACGGTGAAAGTTCCCTTTCGGGAAGTGCCTGCCCGGAACATGGCACGCGAATTACCGCACTGGCAGTATACCGAAATTGTCGAAGTGCATTTGAAATCGGGCCATGTCGGCTTTGGAGAGACGCTGCTGTATTATACCTGGAATGCGACTTCCGACGAGGCCGTCCAACGGGCGCAAGGCAAGAATGCCGCTGAATTGATGTGGGATGACAGTCTCGGCGCGGGGCTGCAAATGGCGCTGTTTGATGCGGTCGCGAAGGCAGCCGAGGTTCCCGTGCATGCACTCTTAGGCAGGCAGATTTATGAGAAGACACCTCTCTCGTGGTGGAACATCGATACTTCAGTCAAGGACATGGCGTTGGAATGTGCCGAGGCGTACAAGCAAGGCTACATGTCCTACAAAACCAAAGGCCGTCCGTGGTTCGATGTCTGGGCGCAAGTTGAAGAGGCGAGCAAGGTGGTTCCCAAGAACTTCAAAATCGACATGGACTTTAACGATACGCTGCTCGATGCAGAGCGAGCCCTGCCGATTCTGAAAGATCTGGCTCAATACCCGCAGGTCGATATTTTTGAGTCTCCGATTTTTCAGGATGACATCGCCGGAAACAAAAAGTTGATGGCGGCCACGGACGTCAACATCGCCATGCATTATGGGACACCAGAGCCCCTGATTGCGATTCGCGAAAACATCTGCGATGGTTTTGTGATTGGTCACGGCGCCAGTGAGTTGATGGCTGCGGGCGCGGTGGCTGCGATGGCGGACAAACCGTTCTGGTTGCAATTAGTCGGAACGGGAATTACCGCTGCCTTCTCGCTGCATTTCGGTGCCGTCCTGAGCCATGCGACATGGCCGGCTGTGAATTGCCACCAGCTTTACAAACACAATCTGTTGACCGAGCCGATTGTCGTCAAAGACGGATTCGCCAAAATTCCCGAGAAGCCGGGGTTGGGTTATGAGCTGGATCGTGATCTGATTGAAAAGCTCCGCGTCAAAAAACCGGCATCCCGCCCGGAACCGCCGCGGTTGATCGAAACGACCTGGAAAGACGGACGGAAGATGTATTTCGGCAATACGGGCGAAGTGAATTTCGTTCTGAACCCGGCCCGCGATGGCAACGTGCCCTTCTTCGAACGAGGCGTCGATACACGCCTGGTTCCCAATGATGGTTCTAAAGAATGGAAAGAACTCTACAGCAAAGCGAGCCAACAACCGTTATTGATCAAAGGGTAA
- a CDS encoding GNAT family N-acetyltransferase, translated as MDFTDTYFRRFRMEIELATARLEDAPLPSGYRWCPWELTTVDRHAIAKYHSFRSEMDARVFPCLGEIDGCRKLMHDISSQRNFLPTGTWLITWDGTGNEDAVDCGTIQAIVPSRIMGAIQNVGITPKHRGLGLGRALVTKCLIGFREAGVKRAYLEVTADNEPAINLYRSLGFRLTRTLYKPSHYVEASSY; from the coding sequence ATGGATTTCACCGACACTTATTTTCGTAGATTTCGAATGGAAATCGAGCTGGCAACGGCGCGTCTCGAAGACGCACCGCTTCCCAGCGGCTATCGCTGGTGTCCCTGGGAACTGACTACGGTCGATCGACACGCGATTGCAAAATATCACAGCTTCCGGTCCGAAATGGATGCCCGCGTCTTTCCCTGTCTGGGTGAAATAGATGGCTGTCGCAAACTGATGCACGACATCTCCAGTCAACGCAACTTCCTCCCCACAGGAACCTGGCTCATCACCTGGGACGGCACCGGCAATGAAGACGCCGTCGATTGTGGCACCATTCAGGCCATCGTTCCCAGTCGCATCATGGGCGCCATTCAGAACGTCGGTATCACACCCAAACACCGCGGCTTAGGGCTGGGCAGGGCACTGGTCACCAAATGCCTCATCGGTTTCCGCGAAGCCGGCGTCAAACGCGCCTACCTCGAAGTCACCGCCGACAATGAACCGGCCATCAACCTCTATCGGTCACTGGGCTTCCGCCTCACCCGCACACTCTACAAACCCAGCCATTACGTGGAAGCATCGTCCTATTAA
- a CDS encoding phenylacetate--CoA ligase family protein, with protein sequence MTDNSNLDELVKQNQEALDAHTREHVQWHFNPETGSPYWLEKAKSFDFDPLTDVNCFEDLNKFPLFEDDELRGGPVDRWIPKALRGKPTYVFETGGTTGIPKSRVVIDDFRIDYENFSDTLPDESFPKGANWLMLGPSGPRRLRLAVEHLAQYRGGISFCVDLDPRWVVKLIKKGKIDEVKEYSAHVIDQAMAILGAGHEIKCMFTTPKLLEALAMRLMDEGSSIEEAGIKGIFCGGTEFTQQWYRFAREELLGENVYITPTYGNTLMGLACGRPFDPADNYKITYYAPQPRAVIRVVDFDDHTKVVGYGETGRVKLFTMTKELFIPGFLERDEGEREVPHIKYPWDGVSGVRPFHEIAASTTVGVY encoded by the coding sequence GTGACCGACAACAGCAATCTTGACGAATTGGTAAAACAGAACCAGGAAGCACTCGATGCTCATACCCGCGAGCACGTTCAGTGGCACTTCAATCCTGAAACAGGGTCTCCTTACTGGCTGGAAAAAGCTAAGTCGTTCGACTTCGATCCGTTGACCGATGTGAACTGTTTCGAAGACTTAAACAAGTTCCCGTTGTTTGAAGATGACGAACTGCGTGGCGGCCCCGTTGATCGCTGGATTCCCAAAGCATTGCGGGGCAAGCCGACGTATGTGTTTGAAACGGGCGGTACGACAGGGATTCCCAAGTCGCGAGTGGTAATCGACGATTTCCGCATCGACTACGAAAATTTCAGCGATACCCTGCCCGATGAATCATTCCCCAAAGGGGCCAACTGGCTGATGCTGGGGCCCTCAGGTCCGCGTCGTTTGCGACTGGCCGTGGAGCACTTGGCACAATACCGGGGTGGGATTTCATTCTGTGTCGACCTGGATCCTCGCTGGGTGGTCAAGTTGATCAAAAAAGGGAAGATCGACGAAGTTAAAGAATACAGTGCGCATGTGATTGATCAGGCGATGGCGATTTTAGGAGCCGGTCATGAGATCAAGTGCATGTTTACGACGCCAAAACTGCTCGAGGCGCTCGCCATGCGGTTGATGGATGAAGGTTCGAGTATCGAAGAAGCCGGCATTAAAGGCATTTTCTGTGGCGGGACCGAATTCACGCAGCAATGGTATCGCTTCGCCCGCGAAGAGCTGCTGGGCGAGAATGTTTACATTACCCCCACTTATGGGAACACCCTGATGGGGTTGGCCTGCGGTCGCCCCTTTGATCCTGCTGATAATTATAAAATTACCTATTATGCTCCGCAGCCGCGTGCTGTGATTCGCGTCGTTGATTTTGATGACCACACGAAAGTGGTCGGCTATGGTGAGACAGGCCGCGTCAAACTGTTTACGATGACCAAAGAGTTGTTTATCCCCGGCTTCCTCGAACGCGACGAAGGCGAACGCGAAGTGCCGCACATTAAATATCCGTGGGATGGTGTGAGTGGCGTGCGTCCGTTCCATGAGATTGCCGCTTCGACCACCGTGGGTGTTTATTAA
- a CDS encoding aldehyde dehydrogenase family protein, which yields MLEIPVLRWGKPYESFDQQEVVHFETGEPLAKVHQANAGLVKMDMRKAQRARDLLREIPISKLLEICKKAADLYMTAELPLGNGTQTPEEFCRIQSASTGMPEWMCAGNMKKVAFVLENMESILDALTRGLPLDILTKGYGKEERGVMMSYQAHSPVLGLVLPSNSPGVHTLWMPILPMQIGLVLKPGSSEPWTPYRMTEAFCQAGIPRECISVYPGPHDVGSTVTELCGRVMLFGGQQTIDKYKGNPNVQAHGPGFSKILIGDDVVDQWEDHLDLLVDSIYQNGGRSCINASGVWASRHTEAIADAIAKRIGPVGPTSMTDPEAPLAAFTMTGAAKAMNGQIEEGLKESGVTEVTAKYRDGERLIELERCDYLRPTIVHCANTDATLANTEYMFPMASVVQCEQKDMLKKIGPTLVCTAITKDEAWSQQLLDATQIDRLNIGPIKTNALNWLQPHEGNIVEFLFRARAFQNESPAAH from the coding sequence GTGTTGGAAATACCTGTACTTCGCTGGGGAAAACCTTACGAAAGTTTTGATCAACAGGAAGTCGTTCATTTTGAAACGGGCGAGCCTTTGGCCAAAGTCCATCAGGCGAATGCCGGCCTGGTCAAAATGGATATGCGCAAAGCACAACGGGCTCGCGATCTGCTGCGAGAGATTCCGATTTCGAAACTGCTGGAAATCTGCAAGAAAGCCGCCGACCTGTATATGACGGCGGAACTGCCGCTGGGCAACGGGACGCAGACTCCCGAAGAGTTTTGTCGGATTCAGTCCGCCAGTACCGGGATGCCGGAATGGATGTGTGCGGGCAATATGAAAAAAGTGGCGTTCGTGCTGGAGAACATGGAGTCGATTCTCGACGCGTTAACCCGCGGGCTGCCTCTGGATATTCTCACTAAAGGTTATGGCAAAGAAGAACGTGGCGTGATGATGAGCTATCAGGCCCATTCTCCCGTGCTCGGTCTGGTGCTGCCTTCGAATTCCCCCGGCGTGCATACTCTGTGGATGCCGATCCTGCCGATGCAGATTGGTCTGGTCTTAAAGCCGGGTTCTTCGGAACCGTGGACACCTTACCGGATGACCGAAGCGTTCTGCCAGGCGGGAATTCCCCGAGAATGTATCTCCGTTTATCCGGGGCCCCACGATGTCGGTTCGACGGTTACGGAACTGTGTGGTCGAGTGATGTTGTTCGGCGGCCAGCAGACGATTGACAAATACAAAGGCAATCCGAACGTGCAGGCACACGGGCCCGGTTTCAGTAAGATTCTGATCGGCGATGATGTTGTTGATCAATGGGAAGACCACTTGGATCTGCTGGTGGATAGTATCTATCAGAATGGGGGCCGCAGCTGTATTAATGCTTCGGGTGTCTGGGCATCTCGTCATACGGAAGCGATTGCGGATGCGATTGCCAAACGAATTGGTCCCGTAGGACCGACTTCGATGACCGACCCGGAAGCACCATTGGCAGCCTTCACGATGACAGGAGCCGCCAAGGCGATGAACGGTCAGATTGAAGAGGGACTGAAAGAGTCCGGCGTGACGGAAGTGACCGCAAAATACCGGGACGGCGAGCGACTGATTGAGCTTGAACGCTGTGATTACTTGCGGCCGACGATTGTGCATTGTGCGAACACAGATGCGACGCTGGCGAACACCGAATACATGTTCCCAATGGCATCGGTGGTGCAGTGCGAGCAGAAAGACATGCTGAAAAAGATTGGTCCGACGCTGGTTTGTACGGCGATCACGAAAGACGAAGCCTGGTCACAACAGTTGCTGGATGCAACGCAGATCGACCGGCTGAATATCGGGCCTATTAAGACCAACGCGTTGAATTGGCTGCAGCCGCACGAAGGAAATATTGTTGAATTTCTGTTCCGTGCGCGTGCGTTTCAGAATGAATCGCCGGCCGCTCATTAA